GGCAGTGAACACAGTTTGCTGAACATTCACCCTTAAATATACAAACATTGATTATATTTGGAAACTGATATTGTTCTTCGGATGAAAATCCTGCCGGTAAATTAATCATAATAACCTCCTAAATTTAAATGTTATTTTATTGAATTATTCTCATTTATATCAACCCATAATTACCTGAACAGTATTTACTGCCTCCATACAATCTAGCGGGATAAGGCAGCTGTTCAATATGGTTTTATCGTTTATGCTGATTTTTTTTACACCTTTTTCTACACCACCGGAATTCTGTACAATAATATTCAGTTTCCTTCCTCTGAAATGCCTGACCATACTAAATTCTTTCCACTCCGATGGAATGCACGGATCAATAATCAAGCCGTCGTAGTCGGCTTTAAGTCCCAAAATTTCTTCAACTACGGCAGTCATTATAGATGATGCGGAACCTGTCAACCAGTGCCCGTGAGATCTGCCGTGGTTCGGGCTTTCCAGTCCATCAATAAACTGACTGTAAACATACGGCTCTGTATGGCGTAAATCAGCCGAGTCATTTTGAGCTGCAGGATTAGTGCTGTTATAGTAATCCCATGCACGGTTTCCGTGACCCATCATAGCTTCTGCCTGGATAATCCAAGCTTCCGCCATTAAAAATATACTGGCATTTTCCTTTATTCCGGGTGGATACAAGCTCATAAGGAATATAGGCGGTCCAATCGTCTTTGTAGATGGATAGAAAAGCATTGCACCGTATTTGGTTTTGAGGATATCGTGTACTTTGTCTAATGCTTTTTTGGCCTGGTCATGTGTTGCAACGCCACTAATAACTGACCATGTTTGTGGATTCAGCCACAAAGCAGCTTCCTTGCTTTTAGGCGAACCAATTACCTGATTGTCCCCTGTAAAGCCTCTTATAAACTGGCCGTCCTCCCAGCAATATTTCTGTAGACTGTCATATAGTTTTTTTCTGTTCGTTTCCGCCCAATCTACATCCTCACAGTTCCCATTACTCAGTGCAATTTTTTTGAATTCACATATTGCCAGATAAAGCTGAAAGGAGGCAAAAACAGATTCTCCGTTCTCTCCAAGTCTCAGACAATCGTTCCAGTCTGTATCAATGCCCAGTACCAGGTTATGCCGCCCCAATCTTTCAAGGCTAAAATTTAGAGCCTTCTTTAGATGCAGGTAAACAGTATCTTCGCCTTTGTCGGAGTAGGGAATAATCTTGTTGAGAAAATCAAGCTCACCGCTTTCCCTTATGTATTGGGGAACAGCCTGAAACAGCCAAAGTGCATCATCACAGCGATATTCCTTATAGCCTGTCTTTTCTTGATACTCTGAAGAACCTGGAACAGGTTCGGCCCCGGGCTTATGATCAAACCTTACAAGAGGAAGAGCTCCCCCGTTTGATACCTGCCCCGATAACATTGTAACCAATCTTTCACCTGCAAGCTTACTGTCAAGATGCATAATACTCTGAATATCTGCCATTGTATCTCTGTAACCAAAGCCATTTCTCAGGCTTGAATAAATAAGGGAAGCTGTTCTGGACCAGAAGGTATTCACAAAGCATTCATAGCTGTGCCATACATTCATCATGCTGTTAAAGGCAGAATCAGGCGTTTTTACCTGAAATACTTCTAGCTTACCATGCCAGTATGCCTTTAACTGTGCCAGCTCCTCTTCAACCACTCCCCCGCCCTTGTAATGCTTTACCTTCATTTCAGCCGTCTCTTCATTACCCTCCCCAAGAATAAAAACGATTTCCTTCTCGGTACTGGGCAATAATTCCAAATCTATTTGAAGAGAGCCACAGGAGTTTCCTGTATAATTCAGCGAATTACTGCAATATCCGTTCTTCAGTGCCAAAGGGTTACTGTATGACCCGTAGGGTCCTACAAATTTTTCTCTTGAACCATCATATCCTGAAACCTTCACTCCGCCGCTTGCGGCAAAGAACCGAAAAACCCTTTCCTCGGTCAGTTCTTTTAGTGACTGTAGTATGTAGTTGTCCTTAAAATACGTACGGCTTAGAAACCGGGTGTACTGGATATTCTCCATATCCAGCATGGAACTATTATCACTTGTAAATTCCGCATAGCTGAAAACAGATATTTTCCGTCTTTTTGTATCATTGTTCCTTATTTTAAAATGCCAGACCTCGTGGTTTTGACCCAACGGAACGTAGTAAAGCGTCTCGGAAGAAATTTTGTCATAGCCTGAAGAAATTACAGTATAAGCTGTACCATGCCGACAAACCGATTTATAGTCACTCAACTCCTTACCTGTCGGCTGCCAGGAGGCTGACCAGTAATCTCCCGAATTCTGATCCTTTATGTAAATAAACCTACCTGGCATATCCTGTGTAACTGAGTTGAACCGAAAACGTAAAATTCGCCCCTCAGAGCCGGATTTCACGAAGCTATAGCCGGCTGCGTTATTAGTTATTAAAGCCCCATATTCCATTGATCCTAAATAATTTGACCATGGAGTAGGTGTATCGGGTCTTGTAATAACATATTCCTTATTACAATCATCAAAATAACCGTAATTCATAATCATTCCTTTTACATTTTATAGTAAATTGACCATTATTATGTACTATTTTATATTTTTGTAAGAAATATGTCAATTAATATATTATTTTAATATATTACATTTGTAATTAAATTAAGAGAGCAGAAAAAAAACCTCCCACCGCATTTATTCCTGCGATAGGAGGTTCATTTTTTGTTTTTATCCCTATTCCACTGACTTCAGTGATTCTATCATATCAATTGTTTGCAATTTGAAATAAGTTACTATTTGCATTACTACAGAGAATATGACAGTAAGTAACGCTGCCAGTAAAAAGCTTAGCCATTTTATTTTTTTGAACAACACCAATGAGTTTTCTCCAATTACATCAATTACTAAACTATGGATATAAATTCCCAATACCAAGCCTACTCCAATACTTATTAATGTAAGTATAAAGGCTTCACGGTAAATATAACCGTTTGTTTCTTCATCGGTAAAGCCAAGTACTTTTAGTGTTGCAATCTCTCGGGTTCGCTCGCTTATATTTATCGATGTCAGGTTATAAAGAACAATGATTGCTAACAGTGAGGCAACTACCACAATCAACAGAATTATACTATTAAGGCTTTCGTTGCTGTCAAGAACCTTCTTTATCAAGTCCCCGTTAAACACCACATTTAAAACTAAGCCGCTGTCAATAAGTTTTTCTGCAAAAGCCGTTTCATCTGTTTTATGATTTGACACAATTGCATTATAGGATGCGGCTTTGCCGAAAATCCTATTGTACATTTGATTGTTCATATAAATATAATCAGCTGTATAGTTTTCTGCAACACCGGTAACGGTCAACTTATAAGAATTATTTTCGGCATCCTTTACGGTAATAGTATCTCCTTTCCCCGCATTATAAACCTCCGACAGTTTTTGCGTAATAATAACACCGCTGCCATTCAGGGTTAACTGTACTCCCTCGGAAGGAGTTTTGAGATTAAAATATTTATAAAATACATCCTCATTAGCAGGTACTATTAAAAAAGCATCGTAGGATTTATTCTTTGTTTCGCATTTTAAAGCAGTCTGTTTAAGCAAAAGTGGCTCTTTTACTTGCTCCCTTGTTAAAAGATTCTCCAAGTCACCTTGTATATTTTTTATCTCATTTTTTAAAATAAACATATTATCATAACGGAAGATTTCTCCATACTGCTTTTCCGCCACGCCATTCATGCTGTCCCTCAGACCAAAACCTACAAGCAGAAGGGCCGTACACCCTGCTACCCCCACAATTGTCATAAAGGCTCTCTTTTTATACCTGAACATATTTCTCAAAGTTACCTTCCAAGTAAAGGACAAACGCCCCCACAGAGGCTTGATTCTTTCAAGAACAATTGTTTTACCGTTTTCAGGAGGAACAGGGCGCATCAGCGTCGACGGCTTCTGCTTAAGCTCTTTGTTGCATGAAACAACCGTTACTATGCTCATAAGAGCAAAGGTAATAAGTAAAATTATCGAAAATGTTCCCATGCTGTATTTAATAACAAGGGGCGGCAGATTAAACCTGAATGTTGAGTAAATCAACGGAGGGATAATCCCACAGCCAGTGAAAAATCCTACAACTGCCCCCAAACCAGACGCAGACAGTACATAGAACAGATATGTTGATATTATACTGCCGTCTTTGTACCCTAGTGAGGTTAATGTACCCAGCTCACTTCTTTCTTCCTCTATCATCCGTACCATTGAGTTTGATGCCATCAGCATAACAATAAGTATGAAAAAGAATGGAAATAGTGCTGCAACCGAAGTAACCACATCGATACCTGATTTTAATTCGTTGTAACCCCCAGCCGCCTCTCTGCCAAATATGTGCCATTTTGGCTTTTCAATATCAGAAACTTCTTTTTTTGCATCTGTTAGCTTTGTCTGTGCATCTATTATTTCTGTATTAAATTTTTCCACATTTTTACTGTATTCTGTATATCCGTCCTTCAATTTCTTTTCATTCTGTGCTAATTCAATTTTACCCTGTTCTATTTTTCTTTTAGCTTTAGCGATTTCGCTATTAAAGGTGTCAATACCGTTATCCAGCTTTGCTTCTTGAGCGGTTAATGTAGTTATTGATTGCTTTAACTTTAGCAAGCCTTTTTGCATTTCGGAATATTGATTTATAGTGGCATTGAGCCGGATATATTCCTGACTTTCAACGGGCAGTTGACTTAGCTGTGCTTTCATTACCCTAATGGCGGAATTCAGCTCATTAATTTTAGTGTCTATTTCTTCTTTTTTTATTTTATTTTGATCAAGTGCATTATTTATATCCTTCCAGCCTGCCGATATTTTTTCTTTTGCGGAAGCAAACTCCGCATTTTGCTTTTCGGTATTTCTTTTAAGTTCTGCCTCGTTGGCAATAAGTTCAGATTTTCCTTTTTCCAGTTTCTCTGCATTTTCATCAAGAGTAGCTTTTGCATCCGCCAGCTTCTTTTGTCCCATTTTCTTTTCATCATTCAATTTTGTTTCATTTTTTCTTATTTCACTGTCTGCTTTCGTATAAATCTCCTGATATCTTGCATTTTCTCTGTCTGACTTTATTTTAAGAAGTTCGTCTTTGAGCTTTGAGACTTCAGTATCATACTCTTTAGAATATGCTTCTGTTTTATCTGTGCCTGCTGCAATAAGATATATTTCCGTATATGCATCTAAAATAAAATTATCCTTGTTTATAAATATAAATGAGGACAGCTTTCCGTCACCGATAGTAGTGTTTCCATAATCTTCAGCAAGATACAATACTGATCGAACTATACCTGTAACGGTATATTCCTTGATCTTTAGCTTTTTGTCCGTATTGCTTGTAATTTTTATTTTGTCGCCAATTTTGTAAGTTTTACTATCTGCAATACACTCATCATGTTTTTGAGGCATTCTGCCGTCCTCAAGCTTGAAGGTATTAACCTTATCTTCTATTGCGTGAACTCTGGTAGCTTTATCCGTATCCAAAACATCTAGGGAATAGCTTGGTATAACTGCACCTACATTACTAAGTTTCTTAATTGCATTAACATCTTGGTCAGTCAAACCTAATGTACTGACTACTTTAAAGTCCAAAAGATTACTTTCTTTATAATATTTATCCGCTACGTCTATAATATCAGGCGTAGTGGCTTGTATTCCCGCAAAAAAACCAACACCTATCATGACTATAATAAAAAGGGAAATATACCTTCCAAAGGATTTCTTTATTTTTTTAAGAGTGTTTTTATACAGCAAATTAATCACCACACAATCTCTGCGGCTTTTTTAGGATTTTCGTTTCTAATTACGTCCACGACCGTACCGTTTTTTATTTTTATAATCTTATCTGCAATATCTGCAATAACTGCATTGTGAGTAATTAAAACTGTGGTCATACCCATTTCCTTACAGGTTTTTTGTAAAAGCTCAATAATCCGCTGACCTGTTACGCTGTCTAACGCACCTGTTGGTTCATCACATAAAAGTAACTTTGGGTTTTTTGCAATTGCCCGTGCTATAGCTACTCTCTGCTGCTCTCCTCCCGATAATTGACTTGGAAAGTTTCCCATACGATCAGATAGTCCTACCTGTTCTAAAACCGTTTTTGGATTAAGTGAATCAGGGCATATCTGACAGGCAAGCTCAACATTTTCAAGTGCAGTGAGATTCCCCACAAGATTATAAAACTGAAATACAAATCCTATATCCCTACGTCTGTAATCTACCAGTTTCCTTTTGTTATATTTATGAATTTCATTACCATCAACCTTTATTTTTCCGCCACTTGGGCTATCCATACCTCCAAGCAGATTTAAAACTGTCGTTTTCCCTGCTCCTGACGGCCCAAGTATGACAACCAACTCACCTTTTTCTATGGAAAAAGAACAATTATCAACTGCCGTAATCCTGACATCACCTACTACATATTCCTTCTTAATATTTTCAAATCTTATAAGTGACATTTAACGCCTCCATTATTAAACAGTGTGTTGACAATTCAACATTCATATATTATATTAACAGTGTGACATTAATACAACAATCAAATTCTTAATAAATGTAAGTTACCCGACAAATATTAAATAAATGTTTAGAAAATAACAAATTATTTTTTTGCAATTGGAGGACTTTATGGAAACTCAAAAAACGGACAGGCGTGTAAGATATACGAAGATGGTAATTAAGGACAGCCTTGTTAAGTTTTTAAGAGAAAAACCAATATCAAAAATCACCGTAAAAGAAATTTGTGAGGATGCAGATATTAACCGTGCTACTTTTTACGCACATTATACGGATCAGTATGATTTACTTCAGAGGATTGAAAATGAAATAATTGACGATATAAATTTATATTTGAAGGATTATGATTTTAAAGAAAATAACCTTGCCGATGTTGAAATAATCGAAAGAATTCTGGAATACATTGCTGAAAATGCAGAGCTTTTTGACCTTTTGCTTAATTTAAACGGAGACATTAAATTTCAGCGGGAGGTCATTAATATAATAGGACAGCAGCATTTTTTACCAATAATAGGATCTAATTCCATGGAAAAAGAGGATGCGGAATATTTATATCATTTTTTAGCATCAGGTGCTG
This genomic stretch from Ruminiclostridium cellulolyticum H10 harbors:
- a CDS encoding GH36-type glycosyl hydrolase domain-containing protein, whose product is MNYGYFDDCNKEYVITRPDTPTPWSNYLGSMEYGALITNNAAGYSFVKSGSEGRILRFRFNSVTQDMPGRFIYIKDQNSGDYWSASWQPTGKELSDYKSVCRHGTAYTVISSGYDKISSETLYYVPLGQNHEVWHFKIRNNDTKRRKISVFSYAEFTSDNSSMLDMENIQYTRFLSRTYFKDNYILQSLKELTEERVFRFFAASGGVKVSGYDGSREKFVGPYGSYSNPLALKNGYCSNSLNYTGNSCGSLQIDLELLPSTEKEIVFILGEGNEETAEMKVKHYKGGGVVEEELAQLKAYWHGKLEVFQVKTPDSAFNSMMNVWHSYECFVNTFWSRTASLIYSSLRNGFGYRDTMADIQSIMHLDSKLAGERLVTMLSGQVSNGGALPLVRFDHKPGAEPVPGSSEYQEKTGYKEYRCDDALWLFQAVPQYIRESGELDFLNKIIPYSDKGEDTVYLHLKKALNFSLERLGRHNLVLGIDTDWNDCLRLGENGESVFASFQLYLAICEFKKIALSNGNCEDVDWAETNRKKLYDSLQKYCWEDGQFIRGFTGDNQVIGSPKSKEAALWLNPQTWSVISGVATHDQAKKALDKVHDILKTKYGAMLFYPSTKTIGPPIFLMSLYPPGIKENASIFLMAEAWIIQAEAMMGHGNRAWDYYNSTNPAAQNDSADLRHTEPYVYSQFIDGLESPNHGRSHGHWLTGSASSIMTAVVEEILGLKADYDGLIIDPCIPSEWKEFSMVRHFRGRKLNIIVQNSGGVEKGVKKISINDKTILNSCLIPLDCMEAVNTVQVIMG
- a CDS encoding ABC transporter permease — encoded protein: MVINLLYKNTLKKIKKSFGRYISLFIIVMIGVGFFAGIQATTPDIIDVADKYYKESNLLDFKVVSTLGLTDQDVNAIKKLSNVGAVIPSYSLDVLDTDKATRVHAIEDKVNTFKLEDGRMPQKHDECIADSKTYKIGDKIKITSNTDKKLKIKEYTVTGIVRSVLYLAEDYGNTTIGDGKLSSFIFINKDNFILDAYTEIYLIAAGTDKTEAYSKEYDTEVSKLKDELLKIKSDRENARYQEIYTKADSEIRKNETKLNDEKKMGQKKLADAKATLDENAEKLEKGKSELIANEAELKRNTEKQNAEFASAKEKISAGWKDINNALDQNKIKKEEIDTKINELNSAIRVMKAQLSQLPVESQEYIRLNATINQYSEMQKGLLKLKQSITTLTAQEAKLDNGIDTFNSEIAKAKRKIEQGKIELAQNEKKLKDGYTEYSKNVEKFNTEIIDAQTKLTDAKKEVSDIEKPKWHIFGREAAGGYNELKSGIDVVTSVAALFPFFFILIVMLMASNSMVRMIEEERSELGTLTSLGYKDGSIISTYLFYVLSASGLGAVVGFFTGCGIIPPLIYSTFRFNLPPLVIKYSMGTFSIILLITFALMSIVTVVSCNKELKQKPSTLMRPVPPENGKTIVLERIKPLWGRLSFTWKVTLRNMFRYKKRAFMTIVGVAGCTALLLVGFGLRDSMNGVAEKQYGEIFRYDNMFILKNEIKNIQGDLENLLTREQVKEPLLLKQTALKCETKNKSYDAFLIVPANEDVFYKYFNLKTPSEGVQLTLNGSGVIITQKLSEVYNAGKGDTITVKDAENNSYKLTVTGVAENYTADYIYMNNQMYNRIFGKAASYNAIVSNHKTDETAFAEKLIDSGLVLNVVFNGDLIKKVLDSNESLNSIILLIVVVASLLAIIVLYNLTSINISERTREIATLKVLGFTDEETNGYIYREAFILTLISIGVGLVLGIYIHSLVIDVIGENSLVLFKKIKWLSFLLAALLTVIFSVVMQIVTYFKLQTIDMIESLKSVE
- a CDS encoding ABC transporter ATP-binding protein, which produces MSLIRFENIKKEYVVGDVRITAVDNCSFSIEKGELVVILGPSGAGKTTVLNLLGGMDSPSGGKIKVDGNEIHKYNKRKLVDYRRRDIGFVFQFYNLVGNLTALENVELACQICPDSLNPKTVLEQVGLSDRMGNFPSQLSGGEQQRVAIARAIAKNPKLLLCDEPTGALDSVTGQRIIELLQKTCKEMGMTTVLITHNAVIADIADKIIKIKNGTVVDVIRNENPKKAAEIVW
- a CDS encoding TetR/AcrR family transcriptional regulator encodes the protein METQKTDRRVRYTKMVIKDSLVKFLREKPISKITVKEICEDADINRATFYAHYTDQYDLLQRIENEIIDDINLYLKDYDFKENNLADVEIIERILEYIAENAELFDLLLNLNGDIKFQREVINIIGQQHFLPIIGSNSMEKEDAEYLYHFLASGAVGVIQMWLKDGMKKSAREIAELILKTSINGRTSFI